The following is a genomic window from Chryseobacterium ginsenosidimutans.
ACAAAAACCGGAAAAATATATATCGGCAAAAATGCTGAGGTGATGGAAGGTTGTAACCTTCGCGGACCGATCGCGCTTTGTGAAGAGTCGAAATTTAACTTAGGTGCAAAAGTCTATGGTGCAACTACAATTGGCCCTCATTGTAAAGTAGGCGGAGAGGTCAATAATATTGTCATTTTTGGGTATTCTAATAAAGGACATGATGGTTTTGTGGGCAATTCTGTGATTGGTGAATGGTGTAATCTGGGAGCAGATACCAATTCTTCTAATCTTAAAAATAATTATGGTCATGTAAAGCTGTGGAATTACAGAACGAAATCTTTTGAAGATACAGGATTGCAATTTGCGGGTTTAATCATGGGAGACCATTCGAAAACTGCAATCAATACTCAATTAAATACAGGAACTGTGATCGGAGTTGCATCCAATATTTTCAAAGAAGGTTTTCCTCCCAATCTTGTGGAAAATTTTTCGTGGGGAGGATTTAAAGACGATGAAAGATTTAAATTAGACAAAGCCTACGAAGTTGCAGAAAAAGCAATGGCAAGACGAAAAGTACCTTTAACAGACGATGATAAGGCTATTTTTAAATATATTTTTGAGATATATTAATAGAATATTAAAAAAACTTCAAAATTTTTTGAAGTTTTTTTGTTTTTGATGTAATGAAATGTAAAATCTGATTGTCTTACTTATAGAAACAAACTTATGACCCAAGAAACTTTCAAGAATACGGTATTCATTCTCAAAAATGAGATGTATCGCTTTGCGAAAAGATTCGTCATGAGCAGTGATGAGGCAGAAGATGTGGTGCAGGATTTAATGATAAAATTCTGGCAGAAAAAGGAAGAGCTGGAGCAGTTTGGGAATTTAAAATCCTATGCGTTGAAAGCGGTCCGGAACGAATGCCTGAACAGATTAAAGCATCA
Proteins encoded in this region:
- a CDS encoding GlmU family protein gives rise to the protein MQLVFSDAQYWEDFLPLTFTRPVAEMRCGILTFSERWQKILDNNEISYFTEAYLQNKFQEPEKEESLFLVTNFLPTESVVQQIKDLKQGEALVYEDELIAAKINMDGFSLHQIEKMTDIKEELVFFKKPTDLFTYNDKAIDFDFELLTKGKTSQKLSSTNGFLGNKEDLFIEEGAQIEFSTINTKTGKIYIGKNAEVMEGCNLRGPIALCEESKFNLGAKVYGATTIGPHCKVGGEVNNIVIFGYSNKGHDGFVGNSVIGEWCNLGADTNSSNLKNNYGHVKLWNYRTKSFEDTGLQFAGLIMGDHSKTAINTQLNTGTVIGVASNIFKEGFPPNLVENFSWGGFKDDERFKLDKAYEVAEKAMARRKVPLTDDDKAIFKYIFEIY